TATTTTCTGAAATTAAAAAGAAATTTGATGTTGAAGTAAATAGTTTTGAGCAATTTTTAAAGATTCTTATGATAACACATTTTTATTGTGAGTTACAAAAGAGACCTCATATTAATTTAGAAAACTATTTTAAAGGTAGAAAGAATGAATTATTTATTTTTACTGACTCATTATTACAAAACAAACAAACTTCTGAAATTATAAGAGATGAATTCTATAATTTAGCTAAGGATTTGAATATAAAAGAAAAAATAGATGAACTTGAATTAGACGATACTATAAAAGGAACAGCTTTTGAGTATTTTGATAAGGTTATCATAAAAGATATTGTAGAAATTTTTGATTCAGAAGTAATTGATTATGAAAAATATAAAAAATATATTGAAATAAGATTAGATAATTCATTATGGAGTGAAAAATATTATTCTTTTTATAAAATACTTTTTACTATCAATGACTTTTTTAAATTAAAAGATTCATTAATTATTGAAGATAGAAAGGAATTAAGAGATATTTTTAAAGATTATACAAAGACTTATTTCTTAGTGGATAATATATATAGAAAGTTTTATTACTACTATGACCAAATAAAAACTAATGAACTTTCAACACTTTTTAATAATATAAAAACAAAAATTGATAAATTTTACGAGGTTGATTATCTTGAAAAATTACTAGCACTATGGTCAAGTAAGATAAATGAGAGAGAAAATTTACCTCAACAAAGAGATTTTTATAAAAATAATATAGAAAAATATGATGTTAGAACAGTTGTTATAATTTCAGATGCTTTAAGATATGAAGTTGGATATGAGATTAGTCAAAAATTAAGAAAAGAGGCAAATGTTAAAGAAATAAAACTAGATGGTATGCTAACAGATTTACCAAGTAGAACCTTTTTAGGAATGGCAAATTTACTACCTTACAAAAAAGAAAGAAAAGTTGATTTAATATCTGGTAAAGTTACTATTGATGGAATTGATAGCCAAGGAACAGAAAATAGAGAAAAAATATTAAAAGCCACTTGTGAAGAAGCTTCTGCCATTTCATATAGTGATTTTATAGAAAAAATGAATAGAAGTAAACAGGAAGAGTTTATAAAAGGGAAAAAAGTTATATATATTTACCATGATACTATTGATGCAATAGGAGATAAAGGAAAGACTGAAAATAACACTTTCAATGCTTGTGAAGAAGCGATTTCCAATATTGTAAATCTTTCTAAATTGCTTTCAAGTCTTGGAGTTGTAAATATCTATATAACAAGTGACCATGGTTTTCTATATGAAAAGAAAGAGGTTGAAGAATACAATAAACTTGAATTAAAAAATAGAAAGTATTTATCTATTGGAAAAAGATATGCTATATATGAAAAAGAAATTGAAGAAAAAGCTTGTATAACTTTAAAATTAGATGAACTATATAGTGTTTTTCCAGAAAAAAATCAAAGAATAAAAGCTAGTGGAAATGGATTACAGTTTGTACATGGAGGAGCTAGTCCATTGGAAATGATAATACCATTAATAAATTATAAGAGCGGAGCTAATTCTAAAAAGATATCTAAGGTTCAAGTTAGAATAAGAGAAAGTGTTGCAAAAATAACTTCAAATTTAACAAAATTTGCTGTTTATCAATTAGAGCCTGTAAGCATAAAAAATGGCTTTTTAGAAAGAGATATTGTAGTAGCATTGTATAGTGGAAATGTAAGAGTCAGTGATGAAAAAAAATTAAAATTAAATTCAATAGAAGAAAATAGTATACATGATTTTAGATTAACTTTAAGTGGAGAGCATAAAAAAGTTACTTTAAAAGTTATAGATGTTGAGTCAGGTGATATATTAGATTCAAAAGAATATGATGTTAGCATAGGAATTGCTTCAGATTTTGATTTTTAGGAGAAGATATGGATATAAATGAGATAGGAAGTAAAACTTTTGAAGGCAAAATTGTAAGAAAAGATTTAGTTTCAAAAATAAAAGGGGGAGCAAATGTTCCTGTCTATGTTTTAGAATATTTACTTGGAATGTACTGTAATCAAACTGATGAAGATAGTATTGAAGAAGGAATGTTAAAGGTAAAAAAAATACTTGCAGAAAATTATGTTCGTCCTGATGAAGCAGAAAAAGTAAAATCTAAGATAAAAGAAATGGGGACATATAATATTATTGATAAAGTAACTGTAATTCTAAATGAAAAAAAAGATAGATATGAAGGTCATCTTTCAAATTTAGGTGTCAGTAATATTGAAATTCATAAAAGCTATATAAAAGATTATGAAAAGTTATTAAGTGGGGGAATATGGTGTATTCTTACTTTATCATATCATTATGATGAATATAATTCAACTGATTCGCCTTTTAAATTAAACAAATTAAAACCTATTCAAATTGCAAGTTTAGATATGAATGAAGTCTATGAAGCTAGGAAACATTTCACAAAAGATGAATGGATAGGATTTTTATTGAGATCATCAGGAATGGAATTTGAAAATTTTGATAAAGATGCAATATGGCATTTATTAGCAAGAATGATGCCTCTTGTTGAAAATAACTATAATCTTTGTGAATTAGGTCCAAGAGGAACAGGAAAGTCATATATTTACAAAGAAATAAGTCCAAATTCTATTTTGCTTTCTGGTGGACAGACAACAGTAGCCAATCTTTTTTATAATATGTCAAAAAGACAAGTAGGACTAGTTGGTTATTGGGATGTTGTTGCTTTTGATGAAATTGCTGGAATAAAATTTAAAGATAAAGATGGCATACAAATAATGAAAGATTTTATGGCAAGTGGTTCTTTTGCAAGAGGAAAAGAAGAAAAGAATGCCAATGCCTCTATGGTCTTTATAGGGAATATAAATCAAAGTGTTGATGTTTTAGTAAAGACTGCACACCTTTTAGTCGATTTTCCTCCTGAAATGAATAATGATTCTGCATTTTTTGATAGAATGCATTGCTATATACCAGGTTGGGATATCCCAAAATTATCTCCCTCATCTTTTACAAAAGAATATGGTTTGATAGTTGATTATATGGCTGAAATATTTAGAGAACTTAGAAAAATATCTTATGGAGATGTTATAGATAGATACTTCTCATTAGGCAGGGACTTAAATCAAAGAGATACAATTGCAGTTAGAAAAACTGTTTCAGCACTTATAAAATTAGTTTATCCAGATGGAATATTTTCAAAAGAAGAAGTTGAAGAAATTTTAATAAGGGCATTAGAATATAGAAGAAGAATAAAAGAACAATTAAAGAAAATGGCAGGAATGGAATTTTTTGCAACTAATTTTTCTTATGTAGATAAGGAAAGTGGAGAAGAAAAATATGTTGGCTTAAAAGAACAAGGTGGAAGTAAACTTATTCCTGAAGGACCTTTAAAAGCAGGAGCTTTATATACTATTGCAATGTCTACAAATTCTGTAAAAGGACTATATAAAATAGAAAGTCAAATATCTGCTGGAAAAGGAAAAATAACAGTGTCAGACAATAAATATAGAAAAACTTTTGAAAATGCTTTTAACTATTTAAAAATAAATTCTAAAAGAATAAGTGGAGCAATAAATATCAGTGAAAAAGAATTTTATTTATCTGTTGCTGATGAAAAAAATGTAGGGAATACAGAGGCTATAACTTTGGGTGGTTTTATTGCTATGTGTTCTATCTCATTAAATAGACAGTTAATGCCTCAAACAGTCATATTAGGTGAAATGTCTTTATCAGGATCTATCAATGCAGTTTCAGATTTGGCTAGTACTCTTCAAATTGCCAGAGAAGCAGGAGCTAAAAAAGCATTGATTCCAATTTTAAATGCTGTTGATATGTCAACATTACCTACTGATATTTTGATGGATATTCAACCTATCTTTTATCAAGACCCTATTGATGCCACTCAAAAAGCATTGGGACTTATGTAGGTTAAAAGGAGTAAGAATGGAATACAGAGCAATTACAGGAGAAAATTTCTATTTGATTGAAATGAAAAATACTTGTAAATTTATTTTAGAAAATAAGGTTGAAGATGATTTAAAAAATCTATTAAAAATAAATAATATTTTAGAAACTGTTAGTGAAAGTAATTTTTCAAAAAAATTTAATACTATAAATAAAAGACTAAAATCTTTAACTGACAATTTAAAAAAACAAATAATAGATACTGACTTAGCTTCTGCTAGATTTGTTAATCTTTATACTATATTATGTAATGAAAGATTTATTTTAGAATTTTTAGAAGAAGTAGTTAAAGAGAAATATGATAACTATGATTATTATATAAAAGAAAGTAATTTTTCAAACTATATGGAAACTAAGTCTGAACAATCAAAAGTTATTGAAAGTTGGACAGTAGAAGGCAAAAAGAAAATGTTAGTAAAAGTTAAAAACTTTTTAACAGAAGGTGGATTTTTAGAAAGAACTTCAGAAGGTTATAAAATAATAAAACCTATTGTTGATTCATCTGTTATAGATGAAATTAAAGAAAATGGGAATAAAAAAATATTAAATATAATGTTCTATTAGAATGGTGAAAATATGGAGACAATGAAAAACAGATTTAAAGATTTGATAAAAAAAGTAAAAAGTGATGAATTTTATAATAATAGAGGTCTAGCAAATGAAGTACCTTTTTATATATTTGATTATAATCCTAAATATGAGTTAGAAGTAAGAGATTTTGTAAAAAAGAAATTATTGCCAAGTTTAGAAGATAATGAGAGATTAAAAGCAATAGAAATTGATATGTTTGAATTACTTCTTGAAAGTATGAGAAATGATAATATTTTAGATATGGCTTTTGAAATTGAAGAAAAAAAAGGAACAAAATTTTTATATGAAAAATTAAAGAAAAGTTTTAAAACTGAAATAATTATGAAGTATATTTCAGAAAAAACTAAGGGCAAAAATTTTTTGATATTAACGGGTGTAGGGAAAATTTTTCCTATTGTTAGAACTCATACAGTTTTAAATAATTTACAAAATATATTTGATCATACAAAGGTATTATTATTTTTTCCTGGTGAATATACTTCCACAGATTTAAGGCTTTTTGGCTTTGAGGATAATAACTATTATAGAGCTTTTAAAATTTAATTATTTATAAATTTTTAATGGAGGAAATACAATGCAAATTTTTGATAAAATATTTGAAAATTTAAGCTCCATAGATGGTATAACAATAATTAATTTGAATGGAGATATATTATTTAGTGCAAAATTTAATAATCAGCTTCATAATTACAATGGGAACTATGAGATGGTAGGAAAAAATTTTAAAGATATTTATCCTAAACTTTCTTCTAAAAATAGTACATTACTTCAATGTATAGAATTGGGTAAACCTATTTATATAGAATCGCAAAAATTAGAGTTTTATGATGGGCATTGTATTTTTATTAATTCTTTATCTATTCCAATAAGACATGGTGGAAAAATAGTTGGTGCAATTGATATATCCACAGAAGATTTTAAAGAGAATTTAAATTCAGAGCTGTACAATAAAAAAGAAAATTACATCCCCATAGAGGAACAGCAGTTCAATGATATAATAAGAAAATTAGGAAATAGAACTGTGAATACAAAATATAAAATTAATGATATTATCACAGACAATATTGAAATGATAAGGATGAAAAAATTTATAAAAGAAATATGTGATTTTGATATTTCAGTTTTAATAACTGGAGAAACTGGAACAGGAAAAGAGCTTATAGCTCATTCATTACATACAGAGAGTAAAAGATGTAATAAACCTTTTATTGTTCAAAATTGTGCTGCAATCCCAGAAAACCTATTTGAAAGTATATTTTTTGGAACTGTAAAAGGAGCATTTACAGATTCCATTGATAATATGGGATTATT
This is a stretch of genomic DNA from Fusobacterium simiae. It encodes these proteins:
- the pglZ gene encoding BREX-1 system phosphatase PglZ type A; translated protein: MEIDKIKEMLEYRFSLTPELPQKRHIIFWYDSKKEFKDLIDGLNLENVKIIKLTKSIDKKGELIYTNIFKTKYTLEVEDTNSNYLIYSEYPRVIDSENYLLDIEKYSEFFEADKSAMIVEELKLDRTNYRFGEIIREYSSFFANKERREKLIKLIEKPEFLDEEEFKLSILAVISSAKILDIGEILKNIILNRNKLQDIEKWMNLDFLFSEIKKKFDVEVNSFEQFLKILMITHFYCELQKRPHINLENYFKGRKNELFIFTDSLLQNKQTSEIIRDEFYNLAKDLNIKEKIDELELDDTIKGTAFEYFDKVIIKDIVEIFDSEVIDYEKYKKYIEIRLDNSLWSEKYYSFYKILFTINDFFKLKDSLIIEDRKELRDIFKDYTKTYFLVDNIYRKFYYYYDQIKTNELSTLFNNIKTKIDKFYEVDYLEKLLALWSSKINERENLPQQRDFYKNNIEKYDVRTVVIISDALRYEVGYEISQKLRKEANVKEIKLDGMLTDLPSRTFLGMANLLPYKKERKVDLISGKVTIDGIDSQGTENREKILKATCEEASAISYSDFIEKMNRSKQEEFIKGKKVIYIYHDTIDAIGDKGKTENNTFNACEEAISNIVNLSKLLSSLGVVNIYITSDHGFLYEKKEVEEYNKLELKNRKYLSIGKRYAIYEKEIEEKACITLKLDELYSVFPEKNQRIKASGNGLQFVHGGASPLEMIIPLINYKSGANSKKISKVQVRIRESVAKITSNLTKFAVYQLEPVSIKNGFLERDIVVALYSGNVRVSDEKKLKLNSIEENSIHDFRLTLSGEHKKVTLKVIDVESGDILDSKEYDVSIGIASDFDF
- the brxL gene encoding protease Lon-related BREX system protein BrxL: MDINEIGSKTFEGKIVRKDLVSKIKGGANVPVYVLEYLLGMYCNQTDEDSIEEGMLKVKKILAENYVRPDEAEKVKSKIKEMGTYNIIDKVTVILNEKKDRYEGHLSNLGVSNIEIHKSYIKDYEKLLSGGIWCILTLSYHYDEYNSTDSPFKLNKLKPIQIASLDMNEVYEARKHFTKDEWIGFLLRSSGMEFENFDKDAIWHLLARMMPLVENNYNLCELGPRGTGKSYIYKEISPNSILLSGGQTTVANLFYNMSKRQVGLVGYWDVVAFDEIAGIKFKDKDGIQIMKDFMASGSFARGKEEKNANASMVFIGNINQSVDVLVKTAHLLVDFPPEMNNDSAFFDRMHCYIPGWDIPKLSPSSFTKEYGLIVDYMAEIFRELRKISYGDVIDRYFSLGRDLNQRDTIAVRKTVSALIKLVYPDGIFSKEEVEEILIRALEYRRRIKEQLKKMAGMEFFATNFSYVDKESGEEKYVGLKEQGGSKLIPEGPLKAGALYTIAMSTNSVKGLYKIESQISAGKGKITVSDNKYRKTFENAFNYLKINSKRISGAINISEKEFYLSVADEKNVGNTEAITLGGFIAMCSISLNRQLMPQTVILGEMSLSGSINAVSDLASTLQIAREAGAKKALIPILNAVDMSTLPTDILMDIQPIFYQDPIDATQKALGLM
- a CDS encoding DUF1819 family protein, producing MEYRAITGENFYLIEMKNTCKFILENKVEDDLKNLLKINNILETVSESNFSKKFNTINKRLKSLTDNLKKQIIDTDLASARFVNLYTILCNERFILEFLEEVVKEKYDNYDYYIKESNFSNYMETKSEQSKVIESWTVEGKKKMLVKVKNFLTEGGFLERTSEGYKIIKPIVDSSVIDEIKENGNKKILNIMFY
- a CDS encoding DUF1788 domain-containing protein → METMKNRFKDLIKKVKSDEFYNNRGLANEVPFYIFDYNPKYELEVRDFVKKKLLPSLEDNERLKAIEIDMFELLLESMRNDNILDMAFEIEEKKGTKFLYEKLKKSFKTEIIMKYISEKTKGKNFLILTGVGKIFPIVRTHTVLNNLQNIFDHTKVLLFFPGEYTSTDLRLFGFEDNNYYRAFKI
- a CDS encoding sigma-54 interaction domain-containing protein, whose product is MQIFDKIFENLSSIDGITIINLNGDILFSAKFNNQLHNYNGNYEMVGKNFKDIYPKLSSKNSTLLQCIELGKPIYIESQKLEFYDGHCIFINSLSIPIRHGGKIVGAIDISTEDFKENLNSELYNKKENYIPIEEQQFNDIIRKLGNRTVNTKYKINDIITDNIEMIRMKKFIKEICDFDISVLITGETGTGKELIAHSLHTESKRCNKPFIVQNCAAIPENLFESIFFGTVKGAFTDSIDNMGLFEMANGGTLFLDEINSMPIYLQSKLLRVLQDKKITRLGSKRVIDVDVRLITAMNKDPIKAIADKELRQDLYYRIGMLKIDVLPLRKRKEDILLLTQYFISKYNITFSKNIKGISKDLYRKFKNYDWFGNVRELDNLLLLAISMVDKNKEILELSDIIFSNNIQTDEKTFSVDEVEKIGIKNLLDQYEKNIIKITLEKYDYNITKTADALKIPRQTLHRKIKIYQL